One Pseudobutyrivibrio xylanivorans genomic window, ACGGACAATACGATTCCTTTGCCGTTATCTTTTCAGTTTTAAAAGAAAAACGTAATCAGGTATTATCTTCACTTGTAATCGTCATGATTCTCATGCTTGCCAGCTCAATTGGAATATACTACGCCGAACATGATGCCCAGCCACACGCATTCAAAAATGCCTTCTCTGGAATATGGTGGTCAGTTTCCACATTGCTTACTGTTGGCTACGGTGATATTTATCCTATTACCACGCCTGGCCGAATAATGGCTATTTGCACTGGATTCCTAGGCGTTGGAGTTGTTGCTATTCCAACTGGTATTATAAGCGCCGGATTCGTAGAGCATTACTCTCGTATGAAGCTTATGACCAACTTCGCAAAGGACGAACATATTGATATGCTTACGGTCCATATAACAGAAGGTCACTGCTGGAGCGGATTGAAAATTTCTGAGATTGGAACTCCAGACCATTTCTTTCCAGCCATTCTCATGCGAGATGGCGAATCGCTAATTCCAATCGACTCTTTGGAATTAAAAAACGGCGACACAGTAATACTGGCCGCCGAAGGTTATTTCTTACATTCCTATTAATTTTTGAACTGTCTTTTTATAAACTGCATCAGGTGCTTCTACTTCAAGTGCTTCATCTGCTTGCAGTTTTTTTGCTATTATCGCCTGACTCTTTGTCTCGGTAACTGCAAGGACTGGTATCTTTGCAAACCCTTCTCTGGTCTTAATATACTTAAGAACCAGTTCACCTAAATCAATCCTATCATTAATCTTTATCACAGCAAATTCTATCTGCTTATGATATCGACTAAGATAATACAGTGCCTTATTATCGTTGTCTGCTCTGATGATGTGGAAGCGACTAGATAGTTCTGACCTAAGCTCATTCATCTTATCATCTTCTGATTCAGTAACAGCTAAAAGTACAGGCCTGTCAATCTCTCTATCCTCATATTCCCAGATAGTGCAACAATTTTTCCCCTGCATCTTTGATTTATAGAGGGCATCGTCTGCCATTTCAAAAATCACACTGCTATTTGGAATTCCAGTACTGATAACGGCACCAATACTAGCAGTAAAAGGATTCTTGTTGCCGTAGTCCAATTCACTGATATAGCTCTGAAGAGCTTTACAACGACTTGAAAGAATATTCACATCGCCCATTCTAGGCATTACAACTACAAACTCATCGCCACCATAGCGGCCCACAATATCGTATGCACGGAAATTCTCGCCAAGGAGTCTTCCAATACGTTCAAGCAACAAATCGCCTGTATTATGGCCAAGATTATCATTTACATACTTGAAATCATCAATATCGATAATACACATTGCGCAAGGCTCATCGGCAGACCTCTTCGCATAATAGGTCTCCATTCTTGCA contains:
- a CDS encoding ion transporter; the protein is MKKLNKQEIFNIIQIGNKDDIPSHAFDIFITITICLNILVMVLQTYEQFSALFPFFDLVSLITIIIFCVEYGLRIWTADLLYPELPHGKAIKKFLLSYDGIVDLFTILPFFFLSGFVAFRILRIVRIFHLFRINGQYDSFAVIFSVLKEKRNQVLSSLVIVMILMLASSIGIYYAEHDAQPHAFKNAFSGIWWSVSTLLTVGYGDIYPITTPGRIMAICTGFLGVGVVAIPTGIISAGFVEHYSRMKLMTNFAKDEHIDMLTVHITEGHCWSGLKISEIGTPDHFFPAILMRDGESLIPIDSLELKNGDTVILAAEGYFLHSY
- a CDS encoding GGDEF domain-containing protein — translated: MADMGMMRKHIKYFREDNETIRQYFRECLETINDNNLYMLRKACMYMSMVYVFMLIISKLLLPNFTLSKAHLAVVPLMLVYFNINLYTMKHRGQIGTGATAAICCTFYFCLGVVLGVVDVFEVPAGQALWLPLAVIGLPMIFIDRLYKYGIEELVVLSIMLVMSFLHKERECFIRDLYISIAAYVISMLAARIILEMRARETLAIAEVTRLSSLDKLTHVFNKGALVARMETYYAKRSADEPCAMCIIDIDDFKYVNDNLGHNTGDLLLERIGRLLGENFRAYDIVGRYGGDEFVVVMPRMGDVNILSSRCKALQSYISELDYGNKNPFTASIGAVISTGIPNSSVIFEMADDALYKSKMQGKNCCTIWEYEDREIDRPVLLAVTESEDDKMNELRSELSSRFHIIRADNDNKALYYLSRYHKQIEFAVIKINDRIDLGELVLKYIKTREGFAKIPVLAVTETKSQAIIAKKLQADEALEVEAPDAVYKKTVQKLIGM